GCGGGTCATGCGATTCGGTGGTGCCCCGCAATTTTGCCATCAGCGCCGCCGCGGCCCGATTGTCGAGCAGCGACCGGCCGGCGCCCACATCCTTGACGGCGCGGGCTAGCTCCATTCCCTTGATGTCCTTGACGACATACCCGCTGGCCCCGGCCAGGATCGCGTCCAGCATCGCCTCGTCGGAGGTGTATGACGTCAGGATCAGGCAGCGCAATTCGGGCATGCGGGACAACAGATCGCGGCACAGTTCGATGCCGTTGCCGTCGGGCAACCTGACGTCGAGCACCGCCACGTCAGGGCGCGCGGCGGGAATCCTGGCCATCGCCTCGGCGACCGAACTCGCCTCGCCGACAACGTCGAGTTCGGGGTCCGCGCCCAGCAAGTCGATCAGGCCGCGGCGTACTACCTCGTGATCGTCGACCAAGAACACCTTTACCAACGCACCGCTCCCCGAGATCCGCCCAGTCCTACAGGTTGCTGCAACGTATTGCGAGCACCGAACACCTCACGTCGGGCGCACCGCACACGTCCTGGCACTCATGCGACTCGGTGACGAACAATTGGTCGGATCCGGCATTGGCGGCCAGATACCGTTTGACACTGCCGCCGATGATCTCCGACTCGACGCGCACATCGGGATACAACCGTGTCCACCGGGCAATACGCCGGCTCAGTTGCGTTCGCGCCAAACGGTTTCCGTCGCTAGTGCTATCCGGCGCCTCGGGAAGGTGCGGCGAGACCGCGCGCAGCGGAACCTTCCGCAACCGCGCTTCCTCGAACGCGTGGCGCAACACTAGGCCGTTGTCCACTCCCACGACAATTCCGCTGACCTTCGGGGTTGCCGTCCCGTCCGCCGGCCGGTTGATGACCGCCACCGGGCACAACGCCGATGAACCCAGCGTCGCCGCAACGGAACCACCACCGCGGACGGCATGATTGAGCCCTATCGAGCCGATACAGACCATCGCCGCCGACCTCGACTCCTCCATCAACCTGGTAACCGGCTTTCCCCAGAGGATCTCGGTTTCAATCTTGACCGTTTTCCCGGTGCTCTCGGCAGCCTCACGGGCGTCGTGCAGCGCCGTCGCGGCAGCGGCTTGCCGACCGTCGTGATCGCCGACTACCGCGGGGTCCAGCGGATCGATGACATACACCAGGCGCATCGGAATGTCGCGGCTGATCGCCTCGTCGACCGCCCACAACGCCGCATATATCGCCGGTTTCGATCCGTCGATACCAACGACGACCGCCGGAGTTCGAAATTCGCGCATCACGGTCTCCTCTGGCTGCGCTGCACGCAGATGATCGTCCGTCCGTCAATAGCCACGGTATTGGCGCGAACCCCGCCCTTCCCAGAGGCATAGGTCCACAAATGGGGGCCATAGGTCCCTATCGTTCCCGAAGCCCCAGAACCTGAAGCCACGGTTGCCAGCGCGGCGCCGCCGCTGACCGATGTGACCGCCGGCCACGCCGGTGCGGCTGATTGCCGGGTATTCACTGGCGATCGGATGGAGCTTCGACTCGATGGCGCCGCACGCCTCCGCGCGCGGCGCGATGGCGCACGGGTCAATTCACGCGCCGGATCACCTGCCCCACCGCACGGCGCTTTGGGACCAGGTGACAGATCCGCTGAAGGCGATCCTTGCGGTGGGAGAACTACTATGCGGTCGCGACGTCGCAGATCACCCAGACGACGCTGCGCTCGCTGCGGCACCCAGAGATGTGGCAGGGCTTGCAGGGTATAGCTGGCGATTTCAACCGCCGGCGATGACCGAACCATCGGACAGCCGCCCGCCCGGAAAACTCACAGGAAAATCCCAGGCATTCGCTTGGCTTCGTCGCGACCTCACCTCGCGGCAGTCATCCATCGCATATCGCTTGTGCTGCAATGCCATTGGCGACATGCGCTGCCGCGCTTCCCGCGCCGGCTCAGACAAGCCCCCCGCGTGAGCGATTCGCTGCGGCGCCCGACCACTGGTTGTACGCTGTCCGCGGCGTGAGCCAGCGCCGGCTCCCATGCATCCACTGAACCTGCCGATCACCACAACCAGTCGAAGTTAGGGGGCTGCGCAGCAATGGATTACGCATTCTTGCCGCCGGAGATCAATTCCGCGCTGATGTATAGCGGCCCGGGATCTGGCTCCATACTGGCTGCCGCGGGAAGCTGGGATGAGCTGTCCACCGAATTGGCTTCCGCTGCCGAGGGCTACGGATCGGTGATTTCGGGCCTGACCAGCATGCACTGGTCGGGCCCGGCGTCGGCGTCGATGCTGGCCGCGGCGGGCC
This is a stretch of genomic DNA from Mycobacterium lacus. It encodes these proteins:
- the dosR gene encoding hypoxia response regulator transcription factor DosR/DevR — protein: MVKVFLVDDHEVVRRGLIDLLGADPELDVVGEASSVAEAMARIPAARPDVAVLDVRLPDGNGIELCRDLLSRMPELRCLILTSYTSDEAMLDAILAGASGYVVKDIKGMELARAVKDVGAGRSLLDNRAAAALMAKLRGTTESHDPLSGLTDQERTLLGLLSEGLTNKQIADRMFLAEKTVKNYVSRLLAKLGMERRTQAAVFVTELKRARSAGNG
- a CDS encoding universal stress protein, with amino-acid sequence MREFRTPAVVVGIDGSKPAIYAALWAVDEAISRDIPMRLVYVIDPLDPAVVGDHDGRQAAAATALHDAREAAESTGKTVKIETEILWGKPVTRLMEESRSAAMVCIGSIGLNHAVRGGGSVAATLGSSALCPVAVINRPADGTATPKVSGIVVGVDNGLVLRHAFEEARLRKVPLRAVSPHLPEAPDSTSDGNRLARTQLSRRIARWTRLYPDVRVESEIIGGSVKRYLAANAGSDQLFVTESHECQDVCGAPDVRCSVLAIRCSNL